CTCCGCCCCGCCGACGAGATCGCGATGCTCGCCCGCCGCCACATGCACGAGTACGGCACGACCCGCGACCACCTCTTCAACGTCGCCCTCGCCTGCCGCAACCGGGCCAACCAGAACCCGGCCGCGATGATGTACGAGCGGCCACTGACCCGCGACATGTATATGACGTCGCGCTGGATCAGCGAACCGCTCTGTCTCTTCGACAACTGCCTGGAGACGGACGGCGCACTGGCCTGCGTGATCGTCTCCGCGGAACGGGCGCGCGACGGCCGACAGAAGCCGGTGTACGTCCACTCCGTCGCGCAGGGCCTGCCCGCCCAGCACCACGGCATGGTCAACTACTGGACCGACGACCCGCTCTCGGGCCCGGCCTGGACGGCCGCCCGACACCTGTGGAAACAGGCGGACTTCGGCCCGCAGGACGTGGACGTCGCCCAGATCTACGACGCGTTCACCCCGCTCATCCCGCTCTCCCTGGAGGGTTACGGCTTCTGCGACCGCGGTGAGGGCGGCGCGTTCACGGAGGGCGGCGCCCTGGAGAGCGGCGGCCGCCTCCCCATCAACACGGGCGGCGGCGGCCTCAGCGAGGCGTACGTCCACGGCTTCAACCTCATCAACGAGGGCGTGAAGCAACTGCGGGGCACGAGCACGGCGCAGGTGCCGGATGCGACGACGTGCCTGGTGACGGCGGGAGAGGGCGTCCCCACCTCGGCGCTGCTCCTGAGGGCCCCGTAGGGGGCCTTTCAGGGGCGCGGGGAACTGCGCGACCAGCCACGACGGACCGCACCCGGGAGAGAAGAGACCATGGCAGACGCGACGGCAAAGACGGACCCCCTCCTGACGCCCACGCAGGACGAGGACGGCGCCCCCTTCTGGACCTACGCCGCCCGAGGCGAGCTACGGATACAGGCCTGCACCGCCTGCGACAAACTCCGCTTCCCCCCACGCCCCTGCTGCCCTGACTGCCAGTCCTTCGACAGCACCTGGCGCAGGATGAGCGGAAAGGGCCGCATCTGGTCGTACGTCTTCCCCCACCCCCCGCTCCTCCCTGCCTACGCCGAACACGCCCCGTACAACGCGATCATCGTCGAGCTCGCCGACGCCCCGCGCATCCGCCTCGTCGGCAACCTCGTCGCCGCGCCGGACGCCCCCCTGAACTCGATCGCCCCGGAACGCCTCCGCATCGGCGCGAAGGTGCAGGTCGTCTTCGCGGACGTCGGCGGGACCGTGGTCCCGCGCTGGGTCCTGGAGCGCCCGTGACCTCCGCGGCCGGGGCCCTGCGCACGGAGGCCGACAACGACACGGGCGTCGCGGTCCTGACCCTGGACCGCCCGGAGCGCCACAACGCGATCGACGTACGGACGGCGGACGAACTGGCGGCGACCTGGCGCCGCTACCGGTTCGACGACTCGATACGGGCCGTCGTCGTGACCGGCGCGGGCGTGCAGGCGTTCTGCACCGGCATCGACCGGGACGCGGACGTCCCGCAGCCCACCTCCCCGTACACGATCGACGATCCGCTCCTCGCGATCGGCCCGAAGGCCAACGACTACTGGAAGCCGGTGATCGCCGCGGTCAACGGCATGGCGTGCGGCGGCGCGTTCTACCTTCTCGGGGAGTCCGAGTTCGTCGTGGCGGACGAGCACGCCACGTTCTTCGACCCGCACACCACGTACGGGATGGTCAGCGCGTACGAGACGATCCACATGGCGCAGCGCATGCCGTTCGGCGAGGTCGCGAGGATGGCGCTGATGGGCACGGCCGAACGGGTCACGGCCCGCCGTGCCTACGAGACGGGGCTGGTCTCGGAGCTGACGCCGTCCGGCGGGGCGGTCGCCGCGGCCGTCCGTGCCGCCGAGACCATCGCCTCGTACCCCACGGAGGCCGTCCAGGGCACGGTACGGGCCCTCTGGTCGGCCAAGGAGGCCGCCCGCACGCAGGCCCTCGCGCACGCGCCCCACCTGATCGCCCTCGGCAACCTGCCGCGGGACCGGCAGGCGGAGCTGTTCACGCACCGCGGGAGCGGCGGCTTCCGCACGAGGTGAGGGAGCCGGGGCAGGCGGGACTTCCGACACAGGCCCTACGCCCTCGGCGACGTCCCCGTCCCCCGCTCCGCGTCCAGCGCGTACACGCACCGGTCCTTGCTGCACGCGTACACCACGCCGTCCCGCACCACGGGCGCCCCCGTGATCTCGCCACCCGTGGCGAGCTTCCAGCGGAGGCGGCCGTCGTCCGCCTTCAGGGTGTAGAGAAGGTGGTCCGTGGAGCCGAAGTGGATGCGGCGGTCGGCGACGACGGGCGCGCCGACGACCTCGCCGCCCGCCTGGAACCGCCACTTCGGCGTGCCCGTGACCGCGTCGAGGGTGTAGAGACCCTTGCCGCTGCCCACGTGGACGTGCCCGTCGGCGACGAGGACCGGTTCGATGGAGGAGCGGGACTCCGTGGCGATGCGCCAGCGGTCGCGGCCGTCCGTCGCGTCGAGGGCGTACACCGTGCCGAGGTAGTCGGCGAGGTACACGCCGCCGCCCGTCACGGCGGGGCCGGGGGCGAAGGCGGGCGGGCAGAGGAAGGCGGCGGGCGCCTCGAAGTGCCAGCGGACGTGTCCCCCGGCGACGTCGATCGCGAGGACGCGGCTGCCCGCGGCCACGTACACGTACCCGTCCTGCGCCTGGGTGAGCCGCACCGGCACGCCCCCGCAGGAGGCCGCGTCGCCCACGGGGTACGACCAGCGTTCCTCGCCGGTGCGGGCCTCCAGGGCCCGGAGCCGGGCGCCCTTCCAGACGTAGACCGTGCCGTCGCAGACGCGGGGCCCGGCCTCCGGAGTCTCGAAGTCGGTCTGCGCGCCGGTGATCTCCCAGAGCTTCTCGCCGTTGACGGCCTCCCACGCCTGGACGCCGCCGCCCCGGGTGCCGGTGACGACGGTGCCGCGGTCGGCCTGGAGGGAGTACACCCAGGCGTCGGTCGGCAGCCGCCACAGGTCGGAGCCGTCGGCGCCGTCCAGGGCGTAGAGCGTGGGCCCGTCGGACGCGTGGATGCGGCCGTCGGCCACCGCCATGGACCAGGCGACGTCACGCGTCTTGAAGCTGCGGCGGCCCGTACTGACGTCCAGGGCGTGGACCTCGAAGGACGTGACGTAGACCAGGTTGCCCGCGACGGCGGGGGTGCCCCACACGTCGTTGGACATGCGGAACCGCCAGGGCCGCCAGCCGGCTCCCGCGTCGGGGGCCGGGGCGGGCGCGGGGACCGCGGCGGCCGCCGGGTCGGCGCCGTTGCCCGCGGCGCGCTGGGCCGAGGACCTGGACCAGGAGCCCGCGAGCCCGGGGGCGACGGGCGCGGCGGCGGCGCGTGCGCCGGCCACCCGCGGCCCGGGGCCGATCGGCACCTTCGCCCCGGCGAGCCGCACGGGCCCCGCGTCGGGCATGCCCGCGAGGGGGTGGGACGGCTGGCGGGGCGGCTGCGCCGGGGGCGGCGGCGCGGTGGCGGGCACCGCGGACACGGCGGGGGCCGCACCCCGGCCGCCTCCACCGCCGCCGCTGCGGCCCGCACCGGCGGGGACGCGGGCGGGCGGGCGGCCGCCCCTGCGGGCCTCGATGAGCGCGACGGCCCGTTCCGGCAGCCACGCGGACGCCGTGCCGCTGTCGTCGTTGTCGCTGCTCTCGGAGGCGAAGAGGTGCGGTGCGAGCTGGGACTGGAGGTCGCCGGGGGTGGGGCGGAGCGAGGCGTCCATCTGCATGCAGGACTCGATGAGAGGCCGCAGCTCGGCGGGCAGCCCTTCGAGGTCGGGGCCCTCCCTGAGCAGCATGAAGACGGTCTCGACGGGGTTGGCGCCGTGGAACGGCGCGTGCCCGGTGGCGGCGAAGACGAGGGTCGAGCCGAGCGAGAAGACGTCGCTCGCGCCGGTGACGCTGCGCGAGTCCTTCGCCTGCTCGGGCGACATGTACGCGGGCGTGCCCACGGCGACGTTCGTCATGGTCAGCCGCGTGTTGGAGACGCCGGACGCGATGCCGAAGTCGATGACGCGCGGCCCGTCCTCGACGACGAGTACGTTGGACGGCTTGAGGTCACGGTGGACCAGGCCCGCGCCGTGGATTGACTCCAGGGCCTCGGCCACGCCCGCCGCCAGCCAGCGCACCGCCTGGGTGGGCAGCGGCCCGTGTTCATTCACTATTTCTTCGAGGGAGGGCGCGGGGACGTACGCGGTGGCGAGCCAGGGCACGGCGGCCCGCGGATCGGCGTCCACCACGGCTGCCGTATAGAAACCGGACACGGCGCGCGCCGCCTCGACCTCGCGCGTGAAGCGGACACGGAACAGCTGGTCCTCGGCGAGCTCGGTCCGCACCGTCTTGATCGCCACGCGCCGTCCCGACGCGGAACGCGCGAGATAGACCAGGCCCATGCCACCGGCGCCCAGCCTGCCGAGGACCTCGAACGGGCCGATCCGCCTCGGATCGTGCTGCGTCAGCTGATCCACCACTTGCCCTGCCACCTCCCCGTACGCGGCCGCCGAAGAAGACAGCCCCGTGCAGCGTCTCACCACCGAGCCGCTACGGCGGCACGCACCCTGATTCTTCCTGTCCGGGGCGACGGTTGCGAACCCGGGGCGGGATCGGGGTGTCTACGGACAAAACCCCGCCTCCGGGCTCCCGGGACGCCCGCTCAGCCCTGGAGGACCGCGAAGGTCGCCCCTTGGTTGTCCGTGAAGACCGCGATCCGGCCGTACGGGGTGTCGGCCGGCGGGGTCTGTACGCGCCCGCCGAGGCGGGTCACCGTGGCGGCGCTCGCGTCGGCGTCGGCCACGTTGAAGTAGACGAGGAAGTGCGCGGGCATCCGCGCGGCGACGTACCGGTCGGACGCGGGGACGGCCGGGGTGAGCCCCGCCAGGATGCTGCGTCCGCCGATCGCGGTGTCGGGGCCCGGCTCGAAGCCCGCGGGCGACCAGATACGGAAGTCCTCGCCGTCGAGATCGAGGTCGAGACCGCCGTAGCCGAAGACGTGCTCGTAGAACGGGTCGACCAGGTCCTTGTCCCGTGAGTACACCTCGGTCCAGCAGTACGAACCGGGCTTCCCCAGCTTTCCGAAGCCCTGGTGCGTGCCCGCCTGCCAGAGCCCGAAGACGGCGCCCTCGGGATCGGCGGCGAGCCCCATGGTCCCGTAGGGCCCCACGGGCATGACGTCCGTGATCACCGAGCCGCCCGCGTCCTTGATGCGCTCGGCCAGCGCGGCGGCGTCGGGGCTCGCCAGGTACACCGTCCATACGGTGGGCATGCGGCCGTCGGCCTTGGGGGCGAGCGCGGCGACGGGGAGGCCGTCGCTGTACGCCTGCGTGTAGTGCCCGTACTCCGGTCCGGAACCGGAGTCGAAAGTCCACCCGAAGAGCTCACCGTAGAACCGCTTGCCGCCCGCCACGTCGGGCAGCATGGCGTCGGCCCAGCAGGGCACGCCCTCCGCGTATCCGCCCCCTGTGTTCCGCTCCGCGTAGTCCATGCAAGTCAAGCTAATGGCCCGCTCCGGTCCCCGCAGCACCAGAAATCGAACGCTTGGCTCATTTTCGCGGGGCGCGGGTCGGGATGCGCGCGGGGGTGCGGGGCGGGGCTCGACCGGCCGCTCCATCCGCCCCGCTCACGCGCCTCAACCCCATTTGCACTCGGCCGAATCGCGCTCCGATCACCCCTCGGTAAGCTGACGGCATGACAGGACAGGTACGTACCGTCGACGGCCGCGTGGCCGGTCGGCGCGGTCAGGCGACGCGTCAGAAGCTGCTCGACTGCCTCAGCGAGATGCTCAGCTCCTCGCCCTACCGGGACGTCAAAGTCATCGACGTCGCCCGGAAGGCGGGGACTTCACCAGCGACCTTCTACCAGTACTTCCCGGATGTCGAAGGCGCCGTCCTGGAGATCGCGGAGCAAATGGCCGCGGAGGGCGCCGAGTTGACCCAGCTCCTCGACGGGCGCTCCTGGGTCGGCAAGGCGGGCTGGCAGACCTCCCAGGACCTGGTCGAGGGCTTCCTCGACTTCTGGCGCAAGAACGACGCGATCCTCCGCGTCGTCGATCTGGGCGCCGCCGAAGGCGACAAGCGCTTCTACAAAATCAGGATGAAGATCCTCAACTCGGTCAACAACTCCCTTACGGACACCGTCAAGGAACTCCAGGCCAAGGGCAAGGTCGACAAGGACATCAGCCCCACGGCGATGGCGGGCTCCCTGGTCGCGATGCTCGCGGCGGTCGCCTCCCACCAGCGGGGCTTCCAGACGTGGGGCGTGAAGCAGGCCGAACTCAAGCCCAACCTGGCGATGTTGGTACATCTGGGCGTAACGGGTAAGAAGCCCACAAAGTAGCCGCTTCCCTCGTTCTTCCTCTTACCCGGTCCTGTCAGCCCGACGGCGGATCACTTCGGTGGTCCGCCGTTGTGGTCGGGACCCGCCCGTACTCAACCCCGGCGTTCCAGCCGGAACAGCCGTATCTCCCGCTCCACCCGCGCCTGGTACGCGGCGTACGGCGGCCAGAACCTCAGCGCCGCCGCCCAGACCTCGGCCCGCTCCTCCCCCGACAGGAGCCGCGCCCGCACCGGGATGTCGGTGCCCCGCCAGTTCACCTCGACTTCGGGGTCGGCCAGCAGATTGACGGTCCACGCGGGATGCCCGGGCCGCCCGAAGTTCGACCCGACGAGCACCCAGCTCCGCCCGCCCTCCTCCGGCATGCAGGCCAGCGGCGTCCGCCTCGGCACCCCGCTCTTCGCGCCGCGCGCGGTCAGGATGACGCCGGGCAGCATTCGCGCGCTCGGCAGCACCTTGCCCCGGGTCAGCCGGTGCACGGTCCGGTCCATGGCGGGGATGAAGTGCGGCGCGACCTTGGCGAAGGCGCGGGTGGACGACACCTTCTGCACGAGCCGCAGCCCGGCCCCCGCCATCAGACGGCCTCCTCAGCTTCGGCTTCGGCTTCGGCTTCGGCTTCGGCTTCGGCTTCGGCTTCGGCTTCGGCTTCGGCGGACTCGAAGAGACCGGCCCGCTCCGCCGCCCGAGCCCGCAGCCGGTGCACGGGACCGAAGAGGAGGTCGTCGCCGGACGCCCGCTTGAAGTACAGGTGCGCCTCGTGCTCCCAGGTGAAGCCGATGCCGCCGTGCAGCTGCACCGCTTCGGACGCGGCGGTCCGCAGCGCGTCGAGCGCCTGCGCCAGCGCCAGCCCGCCCGCCCGCTCGGCGCCCTGTCCGCCGAACCCGGCGGCCTCGGCGCCCGCGGCCCACGCCGCGTAGTAGGCGGCCGACCGCGCCGCCTGCACCTGTACGTACACGTCGGCGAGCCGGTGCTTGACCGCCTGGAAGGACCCGATCGTGCGCCCGAACTGCTCGCGCTGCTGCACGTACTCGACAGTGCGCTCCAGAGCGCGTTCGGCCGCCCCGACGGCCTCCGCGGCGACGACGGTGGCCGCGACGTCCCCCACGGCGGCGAGCGCGCCCGGCACGTCCGCGTCGTCGGCACCCAGCAACTCCGCCTCGACATCGCGCAGTTCGACGCGAGCCTGCGTACGGGTCTCGTCGAGGCAGGTCTGCCGGGCCCGCACCATGCCCGGCGCGCCTTCCCGTACGAGGAAGAGGAGCGTACGGGACCGGGCGAACCCGCCCGCGTGCGCGGCGACGACGAGCAGCCCCGCGCTGTGCCCGTCGATGACCTGCTCGGCCTGCCCGTACAGCCGCCACGTCCCGTCGACCGGCCGCGCCTGCACGCCGCCCGCCCGGCCGCCGCCCGCCCAGTCGCCGCGGTTGTCGCCGACGAGCCCGAGGGCCGTGGCGAGCCCGGTGCCGGGGACGGCGAGGGCGGCACTCAGCTCACCGGCGGCGATGCGCGGCAGGTGGGCGGCGCGCTGCTCGGCGGTGCCGAGGGCGAGGATCAGCGGGGCGGCGAGTACGGCGGTGGCGAGGAGCGGTGTCGGCGCGAGGGCGCGTCCCAGTTCCTCGACGCCGAGGGCGAGCTCCGCGACCGTGCAGCCCACGCCGCCGCAGGCCTCGGGCAGAGCGAGGCCGGGCAGCCCGAGCTGTTCGGCGAGCGCGGTCCACAGGGCGGTGTCGTGGCCGTCCGGCGTGCGCACGGCCGCCTTGACCTCGTCGGGCCCGCACCGTTTGGAGATCACTTCGCGAAGGGTGCGGCGGATCTCGCCCTGCTCCGCGCTGAAGGCGGCGTCCATCGGCAGGCTCCTCCCCGAGGCCCCGGGCACGGCGGCCCGGGTGCCAGATCTGACGGGCCGTCA
The sequence above is a segment of the Streptomyces sp. Je 1-369 genome. Coding sequences within it:
- a CDS encoding lipid-transfer protein, with product MASLKDATAIVGIGQTPFAKQLQASEKELACRAIVAALDDAGIAPSEVDAFASYTMEETDEVEVAKAVGAGDVTFFSKVGYGGGGSCATVAHLASAIATGQASVGIAWRSRKRGSGPRPWKNTAVQLPTPAQWTRPFGLLRPADEIAMLARRHMHEYGTTRDHLFNVALACRNRANQNPAAMMYERPLTRDMYMTSRWISEPLCLFDNCLETDGALACVIVSAERARDGRQKPVYVHSVAQGLPAQHHGMVNYWTDDPLSGPAWTAARHLWKQADFGPQDVDVAQIYDAFTPLIPLSLEGYGFCDRGEGGAFTEGGALESGGRLPINTGGGGLSEAYVHGFNLINEGVKQLRGTSTAQVPDATTCLVTAGEGVPTSALLLRAP
- a CDS encoding Zn-ribbon domain-containing OB-fold protein; the encoded protein is MADATAKTDPLLTPTQDEDGAPFWTYAARGELRIQACTACDKLRFPPRPCCPDCQSFDSTWRRMSGKGRIWSYVFPHPPLLPAYAEHAPYNAIIVELADAPRIRLVGNLVAAPDAPLNSIAPERLRIGAKVQVVFADVGGTVVPRWVLERP
- a CDS encoding enoyl-CoA hydratase/isomerase family protein; amino-acid sequence: MTSAAGALRTEADNDTGVAVLTLDRPERHNAIDVRTADELAATWRRYRFDDSIRAVVVTGAGVQAFCTGIDRDADVPQPTSPYTIDDPLLAIGPKANDYWKPVIAAVNGMACGGAFYLLGESEFVVADEHATFFDPHTTYGMVSAYETIHMAQRMPFGEVARMALMGTAERVTARRAYETGLVSELTPSGGAVAAAVRAAETIASYPTEAVQGTVRALWSAKEAARTQALAHAPHLIALGNLPRDRQAELFTHRGSGGFRTR
- a CDS encoding serine/threonine-protein kinase, encoding MVDQLTQHDPRRIGPFEVLGRLGAGGMGLVYLARSASGRRVAIKTVRTELAEDQLFRVRFTREVEAARAVSGFYTAAVVDADPRAAVPWLATAYVPAPSLEEIVNEHGPLPTQAVRWLAAGVAEALESIHGAGLVHRDLKPSNVLVVEDGPRVIDFGIASGVSNTRLTMTNVAVGTPAYMSPEQAKDSRSVTGASDVFSLGSTLVFAATGHAPFHGANPVETVFMLLREGPDLEGLPAELRPLIESCMQMDASLRPTPGDLQSQLAPHLFASESSDNDDSGTASAWLPERAVALIEARRGGRPPARVPAGAGRSGGGGGGRGAAPAVSAVPATAPPPPAQPPRQPSHPLAGMPDAGPVRLAGAKVPIGPGPRVAGARAAAAPVAPGLAGSWSRSSAQRAAGNGADPAAAAVPAPAPAPDAGAGWRPWRFRMSNDVWGTPAVAGNLVYVTSFEVHALDVSTGRRSFKTRDVAWSMAVADGRIHASDGPTLYALDGADGSDLWRLPTDAWVYSLQADRGTVVTGTRGGGVQAWEAVNGEKLWEITGAQTDFETPEAGPRVCDGTVYVWKGARLRALEARTGEERWSYPVGDAASCGGVPVRLTQAQDGYVYVAAGSRVLAIDVAGGHVRWHFEAPAAFLCPPAFAPGPAVTGGGVYLADYLGTVYALDATDGRDRWRIATESRSSIEPVLVADGHVHVGSGKGLYTLDAVTGTPKWRFQAGGEVVGAPVVADRRIHFGSTDHLLYTLKADDGRLRWKLATGGEITGAPVVRDGVVYACSKDRCVYALDAERGTGTSPRA
- a CDS encoding VOC family protein: MDYAERNTGGGYAEGVPCWADAMLPDVAGGKRFYGELFGWTFDSGSGPEYGHYTQAYSDGLPVAALAPKADGRMPTVWTVYLASPDAAALAERIKDAGGSVITDVMPVGPYGTMGLAADPEGAVFGLWQAGTHQGFGKLGKPGSYCWTEVYSRDKDLVDPFYEHVFGYGGLDLDLDGEDFRIWSPAGFEPGPDTAIGGRSILAGLTPAVPASDRYVAARMPAHFLVYFNVADADASAATVTRLGGRVQTPPADTPYGRIAVFTDNQGATFAVLQG
- a CDS encoding TetR family transcriptional regulator translates to MTGQVRTVDGRVAGRRGQATRQKLLDCLSEMLSSSPYRDVKVIDVARKAGTSPATFYQYFPDVEGAVLEIAEQMAAEGAELTQLLDGRSWVGKAGWQTSQDLVEGFLDFWRKNDAILRVVDLGAAEGDKRFYKIRMKILNSVNNSLTDTVKELQAKGKVDKDISPTAMAGSLVAMLAAVASHQRGFQTWGVKQAELKPNLAMLVHLGVTGKKPTK
- a CDS encoding nitroreductase family deazaflavin-dependent oxidoreductase is translated as MAGAGLRLVQKVSSTRAFAKVAPHFIPAMDRTVHRLTRGKVLPSARMLPGVILTARGAKSGVPRRTPLACMPEEGGRSWVLVGSNFGRPGHPAWTVNLLADPEVEVNWRGTDIPVRARLLSGEERAEVWAAALRFWPPYAAYQARVEREIRLFRLERRG
- a CDS encoding acyl-CoA dehydrogenase family protein, which produces MDAAFSAEQGEIRRTLREVISKRCGPDEVKAAVRTPDGHDTALWTALAEQLGLPGLALPEACGGVGCTVAELALGVEELGRALAPTPLLATAVLAAPLILALGTAEQRAAHLPRIAAGELSAALAVPGTGLATALGLVGDNRGDWAGGGRAGGVQARPVDGTWRLYGQAEQVIDGHSAGLLVVAAHAGGFARSRTLLFLVREGAPGMVRARQTCLDETRTQARVELRDVEAELLGADDADVPGALAAVGDVAATVVAAEAVGAAERALERTVEYVQQREQFGRTIGSFQAVKHRLADVYVQVQAARSAAYYAAWAAGAEAAGFGGQGAERAGGLALAQALDALRTAASEAVQLHGGIGFTWEHEAHLYFKRASGDDLLFGPVHRLRARAAERAGLFESAEAEAEAEAEAEAEAEAEAEAEEAV